The following proteins come from a genomic window of Populus alba chromosome 12, ASM523922v2, whole genome shotgun sequence:
- the LOC118049508 gene encoding hydroxyproline O-galactosyltransferase GALT6 isoform X1, translating into MKRGKSDTKLDKLDRFVSLSRQKSVQILLAVAVIYMLLVTLEIPFVFDSGPTSETTTTTTTTLARFSELQSEQVLQDKDAPTRPLNWVSHNFSRPTQSQLAASKILSSLGFHPKTLDPTKKDGSVDLHKAAKTAWEEGMKLWDEVQSGKVQLLEVSNLKNISEPCPISVTLSGSDFLKRSNLVELPCGLTLGSHITLVGKPRAAHAEKDPKIAMVKEADDEVMVSQFIMELLGLKTVEAEDPPRILHFNPRLKGDWSSKPVIEQNTCYRMHWGTALRCEGWGSGTDEETVDDQVQCEKWIRDDDDISEESKATLWLNRQIDRTKKVTFDWPFPFAEEKLFVLTLSAGLEGYHVNVDGRHVTSFPYRTGFTLEDATGLAVTGDIDVHSVFAASLPSNHPGFSLHRHLQMSSRWKAPSLSVGSVELFIGVLSAANHFSERMAVRKSWMQHRLIKSSNVVARFFVALVCENYCSGICWFYCCSLTKSFTHPSESMFGQHTRKEVNLELKKEAEYFGDIVVVPYMDNYDLVVLKTVAICEYGVRTVRAKYIMKVDDDTFVRVDSIIDEVNNVPADRSLYIGNINYYHKPLRYGKWEVTYEEWPEEDYPPYANGPGYILSSDIACFIVSEFESHKLKLFKMEDVSMGMWVEQFNRSRPVEYVHSLKFCQFGCIEGYYTAHYQTPRQMICLWEKSQKRGRAQCCNEMMIRTSVNEWPKCRNRERMITRLGETRTGSWMRVTTWGDCPEKLKIKRTRETNFAAI; encoded by the exons ATGAAGAGAGGCAAATCGGATACCAAATTGGACAAATTAGATAGGTTTGTGTCATTAAGCAGGCAAAAATCCGTTCAAATCCTTCTTGCTGTTGCTGTTATCTACATGCTCCTTGTCACTCTTGAAATCCCTTTTGTTTTCGACTCTGGCCCCACCTCtgaaaccaccaccaccaccaccaccaccctcgCTCGCTTTTCTGAGCTTCAAAGCGAACAAGTTTTGCAAGATAAAGATGCCCCAACTCGACCTCTTAACTGGGTTTCTCATAACTTTTCCCGCCCTACTCAATCTCAACTTGCTGCGAGCAAAATCTTGTCCTCTTTGGGTTTCCACCCTAAGACCTTGGATCCCACTAAGAAAGACGGTTCCGTCGACCTCCATAAAGCTGCAAAGACTGCTTGGGAGGAGGGGATGAAGTTATGGGATGAAGTTCAATCTGGTAAAGTTCAACTTTTGGAGGTTTCAAACCTCAAGAATATATCCGAACCCTGTCCCATTTCGGTTACACTATCTGGGTCGGATTTTTTGAAGCGAAGCAACTTGGTGGAGTTGCCTTGTGGGCTCACTTTGGGGTCACATATAACGCTGGTGGGTAAGCCAAGAGCAGCACATGCTGAGAAGGACCCCAAGATTGCCATGGTGAAGGAAGCAGACGACGAGGTGATGGTTTCCCAGTTCATAATGGAATTGCTGGGATTGAAGACTGTGGAGGCTGAGGACCCACCAAGGATTCTTCATTTCAATCCCAGGTTGAAAGGGGATTGGAGTTCGAAGCCTGTAATTGAGCAGAATACTTGTTATAGAATGCATTGGGGGACTGCTTTGCGTTGCGAGGGATGGGGGTCTGGGACTGATGAGGAGACTG TTGATGATCAAGTGCAGTGTGAGAAGTGGATCCGTGACGATGATGATATATCAGAGGAGTCTAAGGCAACTTTGTGGTTGAACCGGCAAATAGATCGAACAAAAAAGGTGACTTTTGACTGGCCATTTCCTTTTGCAGAGGAGAAACTGTTTGTCCTAACTCTGAGTGCTGGTTTGGAGGGTTACCATGTTAATGTTGATGGGAGGCATGTCACTTCTTTCCCTTATCGAACT GGATTTACTCTTGAGGATGCAACGGGGTTAGCTGTTACTGGGGACATAGATGTTCACTCTGTATTTGCTGCTTCATTGCCCTCGAATCACCCTGGTTTTTCTCTTCACAGGCATCTGCAGATGTCTAGCAGATGGAAGGCACCATCTCTTTCTGTGGGGTCAGTGGAACTTTTTATCGGTGTTCTCTCTGCAGCTAACCATTTTTCTGAGCGAATGGCTGTTAGGAAGTCTTGGATGCAGCATAGGCTTATAAAATCGTCAAATGTGGTAGCTCGTTTCTTTGTAGCCCTGGTATGTGAAAACTACTGCAGTGGAATCTGCTGGTTTTATTGTTGTAGCTTAACAAAATCATTCACTCACCCTTCTGAGTCAATGTTTGGACAGCACACTCGAAAGGAAGTGAATTTAGAGTTAAAGAAAGAGGCTGAATATTTTGGTGATATTGTCGTGGTGCCTTACATGGATAACTATGACCTTGTGGTGTTGAAAACTGTTGCCATCTGTGAATATGGG GTCCGCACAGTGCGtgcaaaatatattatgaaggtTGATGATGATACATTTGTGAGAGTGGATTCCATTATAGATGAAGTAAATAATGTTCCTGCTGATAGGAGCTTGTACATTGGAAACATAAATTACTACCATAAGCCCTTGCGATATGGTAAATGGGAAGTGACATATGAG GAATGGCCAGAAGAAGATTATCCACCCTACGCAAATGGGCCAGGCTACATTTTATCTTCTGACATTGCGTGCTTCATTGTTTCTGAGTTTGAGAGTCATAAATTAAAG TTGTTCAAGATGGAAGATGTCAGTATGGGAATGTGGGTAGAGCAGTTCAATCGCTCAAGACCTGTGGAGTATGTGCACAGCTTGAAGTTCTGCCAGTTCGGATGTATTGAAGGTTATTATACGGCTCATTACCAGACCCCCAGGCAAATGATCTGCCTTTGGGAAAAATCACAGAAGCGTGGTAGGGCTCAGTGCTGCAATGAGATGATGATCAGGACTTCAGTCAATGAGTGGCCCAAGTGCCGGAACAGGGAGAGGATGATCACCAGACTTGGTGAAACGAGGACTGGATCATGGATGAGAGTCACCACCTGGGGTGACTGTCCTGAAAAACTCAAGATAAAACGAACAAGGGAGACAAATTTTGCAGCCATATAG
- the LOC118049507 gene encoding DDT domain-containing protein DDR4 isoform X1 — protein MSREQPSPSPISQNDAQTPLNDDAQAQSQTPPVNRRNRPSRACTIRAAARLQQQAVIERKQKPKKQEQQQQLDKSSVQQKEQCSGGSSKIVTQLVAPPEPAQLPRWSLRSMWELASVLHFLNVFRHLLNITVEFSAEEFETALITPNDTLGDIHMPLLKAIPPVTRMALTRDTWVTVLCRKLRDWWHWVADGELPLVASHGVEVEVYKTLDPSVRVVILKALCDIRVEQEDIRNYIDNSLKHGIQLSLFRKERIGGDSQGINYWYEDDPTIGQRLYREIRKTEVKAKAKAKGSQIIPNVTYLWETVATNFEEFQDVSEKLLTSKNRTEASLGKKLKNDMLPEIEKVYKRKERLLKKQHRQALLLDNFLNIDGLAPGRSLRDRKPVTYTFDDYDRSINEAIKITKRKPPSPEPVHRREGFSKPEASTNGKWSGPSHASQHGTFSAASPNSLDYDDMDEDHKSESLDRSNRRRQRPQRYSAKEFVEAVSDNEADFDSDDDIVGEAVYDDEYLRKRKQKRLSSSSEGDEEYQWDDENGEEEEEEDEEEGSLSISEDSDEPQKIKKLPGRTRRETKLRSVDEIQSGLRRSRRATRNQINYRQYELSESETESIKHEKSNASDEHSDASENAEYSARSQSGDSDGNDDEQNMKVDQPVEGDTVTAREEQNQPPEESNSPVQEEVEGVRKRRFLDLNELAPGSGFDDSPNTVMKDEDRNDF, from the exons ATGTCTCGGGAACAACCCTCGCCTTCACCGATCTCCCAAAACGACGCCCAAACTCCTCTAAACGACGACGCCCAAGCCCAATCCCAAACCCCGCCTGTTAACAGGAGAAATCGGCCGTCGCGAGCTTGTACAATAAGGGCGGCGGCGAGGCTGCAACAGCAGGCGGTGATCGAGCGGAAGCAGAAGCCGAAGAAGCAGGAACAGCAACAGCAGTTAGACAAGTCTTCGGTGCAGCAGAAAGAGCAATGCAGTGGTGGAAGTAGCAAGATCGTGACGCAGCTGGTGGCCCCTCCTGAGCCGGCACAGTTGCCGAGGTGGAGCCTCCGCTCCATGTGGGAATTAGCTTCAGTACtccattttttaaat GTATTTAGGCATCTATTGAATATAACAGTGGAGTTCTCAGCTGAGGAGTTTGAGACAGCTTTGATTACACCTAATGATACTTTGGGGGATATTCATATGCCTTTGTTAAAG GCAATCCCCCCTGTTACCAGAATGGCCCTTACACGAGATACTTGGGTTACTGTTTTGTGCAGAAAATTAAGAGACTGGTGGCACTGG GTTGCAGATGGGGAACTTCCCTTGGTTGCTTCACATGG GGTGGAGGTTGAAGTGTATAAAACACTTGATCCTAGTGTCCGTGTGGTGATACTGAAAGCATTATGTGACATTCGTGTTGAG CAAGAAGATATACGGAATTACATTGACAACTCCCTCAAGCATGGCATTCAACTTTCATTATTTCGCAAGGAACGTATTGGAGGTGATTCACAAGGAATTAATTACTG GTATGAAGATGATCCGACAATTGGTCAAAGGTTATACCGGGAAATAAGAAAAACTGAGGTGAAGGCTAAAGCAAAGGCAAAGGGATCTCAAATCATCCCTAATGTGACATACCTGTGGGAGACAGTTGCAACTAATTTCGAAGAATTTCAAGATGTTTCC GAGAAGCTCCTTACTAGCAAAAATAGAACAGAGGCTTCGTTggggaagaaattaaagaatgacATGCTCCCCGAGATTGAGAAGGTTTACAAG AGGAAAGAGAGGTTGCTGAAAAAGCAACATAGGCAGGCTTTACTTCTTGATAATTTCTTGAACATAGATGGACTTGCACCAGGACGTTCACTCCGTGATAGAAAGCCTGTTACATATACTTTTG ATGATTATGATCGGTCAATCAATGAGGCTatcaaaataacaaa gCGCAAACCACCATCCCCAGAACCTGTTCACAGAAGAGAAGGTTTTTCTAAACCTGAAGCTTCTACAAATGGTAAATGGAGTGGTCCTTCACATGCATCACAACATGGCACTTTCAGTGCTGCATCTCCTAATTCTCTTGATTACGATGACATGGATGAAGACCATAAATCTGAATCTTTGGACAGGAG CAATAGACGAAGACAGAGGCCTCAACGGTATTCAGCAAAAGAGTTTGTTGAGGCAGTTTCAGATAACGAGGCAGACTTTGACAGTGATGATGATATAGTTGGAGAAGCTGTCTATGATGATGAATACTTGAGGAAACGCAAGCAGAAGAGGTTGTCTAGCAGCTCCGAAGGCGATGAAGAGTATCAGTGGGATGATGAAAATggtgaagaggaggaggaagaagacgaagaagaggGTTCCTTGAGTATCAGCGAGGATAGTGATGAGCcccaaaaaatcaagaaattgcCAGGGCGTACACGCAGAGAAACAAAATTAAGGTCTGTTGATGAGATCCAGTCAGGTCTTAGACGCAGTAGAAGAGCCACCCGAAACCAGATTAATTACCGACAATATGAGCTGTCCGAGTCAGAAACAGAGTCAATAAAACATGAGAAATCAAATGCATCAGATGAGCATTCAGATGCAAGTGAGAATGCAGAATATTCAGCCAGAAGTCAAAGTGGAGATTCTGATGGCAATGATGATGAACAAAATATGAAAGTTGATCAGCCTGTTGAGGGTGACACCGTGACAGCACGGGAAGAGCAAAATCAGCCGCCTGAGGAATCAAATAGCCCAGTCCAAGAAGAAGTTGAGGGTGTAAGAAAAAGACGTTTCCTTGATCTCAATGAACTTGCACCAGGTTCTGGTTTTGATGATAGTCCAAACACAGtaatgaaagatgaagatagAAATGATTTTTGA
- the LOC118049507 gene encoding DDT domain-containing protein DDR4 isoform X2, translating to MSREQPSPSPISQNDAQTPLNDDAQAQSQTPPVNRRNRPSRACTIRAAARLQQQAVIERKQKPKKQEQQQQLDKSSVQQKEQCSGGSSKIVTQLVAPPEPAQLPRWSLRSMWELASVLHFLNAIPPVTRMALTRDTWVTVLCRKLRDWWHWVADGELPLVASHGVEVEVYKTLDPSVRVVILKALCDIRVEQEDIRNYIDNSLKHGIQLSLFRKERIGGDSQGINYWYEDDPTIGQRLYREIRKTEVKAKAKAKGSQIIPNVTYLWETVATNFEEFQDVSEKLLTSKNRTEASLGKKLKNDMLPEIEKVYKRKERLLKKQHRQALLLDNFLNIDGLAPGRSLRDRKPVTYTFDDYDRSINEAIKITKRKPPSPEPVHRREGFSKPEASTNGKWSGPSHASQHGTFSAASPNSLDYDDMDEDHKSESLDRSNRRRQRPQRYSAKEFVEAVSDNEADFDSDDDIVGEAVYDDEYLRKRKQKRLSSSSEGDEEYQWDDENGEEEEEEDEEEGSLSISEDSDEPQKIKKLPGRTRRETKLRSVDEIQSGLRRSRRATRNQINYRQYELSESETESIKHEKSNASDEHSDASENAEYSARSQSGDSDGNDDEQNMKVDQPVEGDTVTAREEQNQPPEESNSPVQEEVEGVRKRRFLDLNELAPGSGFDDSPNTVMKDEDRNDF from the exons ATGTCTCGGGAACAACCCTCGCCTTCACCGATCTCCCAAAACGACGCCCAAACTCCTCTAAACGACGACGCCCAAGCCCAATCCCAAACCCCGCCTGTTAACAGGAGAAATCGGCCGTCGCGAGCTTGTACAATAAGGGCGGCGGCGAGGCTGCAACAGCAGGCGGTGATCGAGCGGAAGCAGAAGCCGAAGAAGCAGGAACAGCAACAGCAGTTAGACAAGTCTTCGGTGCAGCAGAAAGAGCAATGCAGTGGTGGAAGTAGCAAGATCGTGACGCAGCTGGTGGCCCCTCCTGAGCCGGCACAGTTGCCGAGGTGGAGCCTCCGCTCCATGTGGGAATTAGCTTCAGTACtccattttttaaat GCAATCCCCCCTGTTACCAGAATGGCCCTTACACGAGATACTTGGGTTACTGTTTTGTGCAGAAAATTAAGAGACTGGTGGCACTGG GTTGCAGATGGGGAACTTCCCTTGGTTGCTTCACATGG GGTGGAGGTTGAAGTGTATAAAACACTTGATCCTAGTGTCCGTGTGGTGATACTGAAAGCATTATGTGACATTCGTGTTGAG CAAGAAGATATACGGAATTACATTGACAACTCCCTCAAGCATGGCATTCAACTTTCATTATTTCGCAAGGAACGTATTGGAGGTGATTCACAAGGAATTAATTACTG GTATGAAGATGATCCGACAATTGGTCAAAGGTTATACCGGGAAATAAGAAAAACTGAGGTGAAGGCTAAAGCAAAGGCAAAGGGATCTCAAATCATCCCTAATGTGACATACCTGTGGGAGACAGTTGCAACTAATTTCGAAGAATTTCAAGATGTTTCC GAGAAGCTCCTTACTAGCAAAAATAGAACAGAGGCTTCGTTggggaagaaattaaagaatgacATGCTCCCCGAGATTGAGAAGGTTTACAAG AGGAAAGAGAGGTTGCTGAAAAAGCAACATAGGCAGGCTTTACTTCTTGATAATTTCTTGAACATAGATGGACTTGCACCAGGACGTTCACTCCGTGATAGAAAGCCTGTTACATATACTTTTG ATGATTATGATCGGTCAATCAATGAGGCTatcaaaataacaaa gCGCAAACCACCATCCCCAGAACCTGTTCACAGAAGAGAAGGTTTTTCTAAACCTGAAGCTTCTACAAATGGTAAATGGAGTGGTCCTTCACATGCATCACAACATGGCACTTTCAGTGCTGCATCTCCTAATTCTCTTGATTACGATGACATGGATGAAGACCATAAATCTGAATCTTTGGACAGGAG CAATAGACGAAGACAGAGGCCTCAACGGTATTCAGCAAAAGAGTTTGTTGAGGCAGTTTCAGATAACGAGGCAGACTTTGACAGTGATGATGATATAGTTGGAGAAGCTGTCTATGATGATGAATACTTGAGGAAACGCAAGCAGAAGAGGTTGTCTAGCAGCTCCGAAGGCGATGAAGAGTATCAGTGGGATGATGAAAATggtgaagaggaggaggaagaagacgaagaagaggGTTCCTTGAGTATCAGCGAGGATAGTGATGAGCcccaaaaaatcaagaaattgcCAGGGCGTACACGCAGAGAAACAAAATTAAGGTCTGTTGATGAGATCCAGTCAGGTCTTAGACGCAGTAGAAGAGCCACCCGAAACCAGATTAATTACCGACAATATGAGCTGTCCGAGTCAGAAACAGAGTCAATAAAACATGAGAAATCAAATGCATCAGATGAGCATTCAGATGCAAGTGAGAATGCAGAATATTCAGCCAGAAGTCAAAGTGGAGATTCTGATGGCAATGATGATGAACAAAATATGAAAGTTGATCAGCCTGTTGAGGGTGACACCGTGACAGCACGGGAAGAGCAAAATCAGCCGCCTGAGGAATCAAATAGCCCAGTCCAAGAAGAAGTTGAGGGTGTAAGAAAAAGACGTTTCCTTGATCTCAATGAACTTGCACCAGGTTCTGGTTTTGATGATAGTCCAAACACAGtaatgaaagatgaagatagAAATGATTTTTGA
- the LOC118049508 gene encoding hydroxyproline O-galactosyltransferase GALT6 isoform X2: MKRGKSDTKLDKLDRFVSLSRQKSVQILLAVAVIYMLLVTLEIPFVFDSGPTSETTTTTTTTLARFSELQSEQVLQDKDAPTRPLNWVSHNFSRPTQSQLAASKILSSLGFHPKTLDPTKKDGSVDLHKAAKTAWEEGMKLWDEVQSGKVQLLEVSNLKNISEPCPISVTLSGSDFLKRSNLVELPCGLTLGSHITLVGKPRAAHAEKDPKIAMVKEADDEVMVSQFIMELLGLKTVEAEDPPRILHFNPRLKGDWSSKPVIEQNTCYRMHWGTALRCEGWGSGTDEETVDDQVQCEKWIRDDDDISEESKATLWLNRQIDRTKKVTFDWPFPFAEEKLFVLTLSAGLEGYHVNVDGRHVTSFPYRTGFTLEDATGLAVTGDIDVHSVFAASLPSNHPGFSLHRHLQMSSRWKAPSLSVGSVELFIGVLSAANHFSERMAVRKSWMQHRLIKSSNVVARFFVALHTRKEVNLELKKEAEYFGDIVVVPYMDNYDLVVLKTVAICEYGVRTVRAKYIMKVDDDTFVRVDSIIDEVNNVPADRSLYIGNINYYHKPLRYGKWEVTYEEWPEEDYPPYANGPGYILSSDIACFIVSEFESHKLKLFKMEDVSMGMWVEQFNRSRPVEYVHSLKFCQFGCIEGYYTAHYQTPRQMICLWEKSQKRGRAQCCNEMMIRTSVNEWPKCRNRERMITRLGETRTGSWMRVTTWGDCPEKLKIKRTRETNFAAI, encoded by the exons ATGAAGAGAGGCAAATCGGATACCAAATTGGACAAATTAGATAGGTTTGTGTCATTAAGCAGGCAAAAATCCGTTCAAATCCTTCTTGCTGTTGCTGTTATCTACATGCTCCTTGTCACTCTTGAAATCCCTTTTGTTTTCGACTCTGGCCCCACCTCtgaaaccaccaccaccaccaccaccaccctcgCTCGCTTTTCTGAGCTTCAAAGCGAACAAGTTTTGCAAGATAAAGATGCCCCAACTCGACCTCTTAACTGGGTTTCTCATAACTTTTCCCGCCCTACTCAATCTCAACTTGCTGCGAGCAAAATCTTGTCCTCTTTGGGTTTCCACCCTAAGACCTTGGATCCCACTAAGAAAGACGGTTCCGTCGACCTCCATAAAGCTGCAAAGACTGCTTGGGAGGAGGGGATGAAGTTATGGGATGAAGTTCAATCTGGTAAAGTTCAACTTTTGGAGGTTTCAAACCTCAAGAATATATCCGAACCCTGTCCCATTTCGGTTACACTATCTGGGTCGGATTTTTTGAAGCGAAGCAACTTGGTGGAGTTGCCTTGTGGGCTCACTTTGGGGTCACATATAACGCTGGTGGGTAAGCCAAGAGCAGCACATGCTGAGAAGGACCCCAAGATTGCCATGGTGAAGGAAGCAGACGACGAGGTGATGGTTTCCCAGTTCATAATGGAATTGCTGGGATTGAAGACTGTGGAGGCTGAGGACCCACCAAGGATTCTTCATTTCAATCCCAGGTTGAAAGGGGATTGGAGTTCGAAGCCTGTAATTGAGCAGAATACTTGTTATAGAATGCATTGGGGGACTGCTTTGCGTTGCGAGGGATGGGGGTCTGGGACTGATGAGGAGACTG TTGATGATCAAGTGCAGTGTGAGAAGTGGATCCGTGACGATGATGATATATCAGAGGAGTCTAAGGCAACTTTGTGGTTGAACCGGCAAATAGATCGAACAAAAAAGGTGACTTTTGACTGGCCATTTCCTTTTGCAGAGGAGAAACTGTTTGTCCTAACTCTGAGTGCTGGTTTGGAGGGTTACCATGTTAATGTTGATGGGAGGCATGTCACTTCTTTCCCTTATCGAACT GGATTTACTCTTGAGGATGCAACGGGGTTAGCTGTTACTGGGGACATAGATGTTCACTCTGTATTTGCTGCTTCATTGCCCTCGAATCACCCTGGTTTTTCTCTTCACAGGCATCTGCAGATGTCTAGCAGATGGAAGGCACCATCTCTTTCTGTGGGGTCAGTGGAACTTTTTATCGGTGTTCTCTCTGCAGCTAACCATTTTTCTGAGCGAATGGCTGTTAGGAAGTCTTGGATGCAGCATAGGCTTATAAAATCGTCAAATGTGGTAGCTCGTTTCTTTGTAGCCCTG CACACTCGAAAGGAAGTGAATTTAGAGTTAAAGAAAGAGGCTGAATATTTTGGTGATATTGTCGTGGTGCCTTACATGGATAACTATGACCTTGTGGTGTTGAAAACTGTTGCCATCTGTGAATATGGG GTCCGCACAGTGCGtgcaaaatatattatgaaggtTGATGATGATACATTTGTGAGAGTGGATTCCATTATAGATGAAGTAAATAATGTTCCTGCTGATAGGAGCTTGTACATTGGAAACATAAATTACTACCATAAGCCCTTGCGATATGGTAAATGGGAAGTGACATATGAG GAATGGCCAGAAGAAGATTATCCACCCTACGCAAATGGGCCAGGCTACATTTTATCTTCTGACATTGCGTGCTTCATTGTTTCTGAGTTTGAGAGTCATAAATTAAAG TTGTTCAAGATGGAAGATGTCAGTATGGGAATGTGGGTAGAGCAGTTCAATCGCTCAAGACCTGTGGAGTATGTGCACAGCTTGAAGTTCTGCCAGTTCGGATGTATTGAAGGTTATTATACGGCTCATTACCAGACCCCCAGGCAAATGATCTGCCTTTGGGAAAAATCACAGAAGCGTGGTAGGGCTCAGTGCTGCAATGAGATGATGATCAGGACTTCAGTCAATGAGTGGCCCAAGTGCCGGAACAGGGAGAGGATGATCACCAGACTTGGTGAAACGAGGACTGGATCATGGATGAGAGTCACCACCTGGGGTGACTGTCCTGAAAAACTCAAGATAAAACGAACAAGGGAGACAAATTTTGCAGCCATATAG